The Kitasatospora sp. NBC_00374 genome has a segment encoding these proteins:
- the hisB gene encoding imidazoleglycerol-phosphate dehydratase HisB has protein sequence MSRTGRVERTTKETSVLVEIDLDGTGKTDISTGVGFYDHMLDQLGRHGLFDLTVKTDGDLHIDTHHTIEDTALALGAAFRQALGDKIGIYRFGNCTVPLDESLAQVTVDLSGRPYLVHTEPESMAPMIGSYDTTMTRHILESFVAQAQVALHVHVPYGRNAHHIVECQFKALARALRYASERDPRAEGILPSTKGAL, from the coding sequence ATGTCCCGTACCGGCCGCGTTGAGCGCACCACCAAGGAGACCTCGGTCCTGGTCGAGATCGACCTCGACGGCACCGGCAAGACCGACATCTCCACGGGCGTCGGGTTCTACGACCACATGCTCGACCAGCTCGGCCGCCACGGCCTCTTCGACCTCACCGTGAAGACCGACGGCGACCTGCACATCGACACCCACCACACCATCGAGGACACCGCCCTCGCGCTCGGCGCCGCCTTCAGGCAGGCGCTCGGCGACAAGATCGGCATCTACCGCTTCGGCAACTGCACCGTGCCGCTGGACGAGTCGCTCGCCCAGGTCACCGTGGACCTCTCCGGCCGTCCGTACCTGGTGCACACCGAGCCCGAGTCCATGGCGCCGATGATCGGCAGCTACGACACCACGATGACCCGGCACATCCTGGAGTCGTTCGTCGCCCAGGCGCAGGTGGCCCTGCACGTGCACGTCCCGTACGGTCGCAACGCGCACCACATCGTCGAGTGCCAGTTCAAGGCCCTCGCGCGTGCCCTGCGCTACGCCTCCGAGCGCGACCCGCGCGCGGAGGGCATCCTCCCCTCGACCAAGGGTGCGCTGTGA
- the hisD gene encoding histidinol dehydrogenase, which translates to MISRIDLRGSSSDLRDVLPRAEFDVEAALEKVRPICEDVRHRGVAALIEITERFDGVKLESTRVAPERIDAALEALDPKVRAALEESIRRARLVHREQRRTDHTTQVVPGGTVSERWVPVDRVGLYVPGGLAVYPSSVVMNVVPAQEAGVAGIAVTSPPQRDFGGSVHPTILAACALLGVTEVYAAGGAQAIAMFAYGTEECAPVNLVTGPGNIYVAAAKRLLKGRIGIDAEAGPTEIAVLADDTAAPRDVAADLISQAEHDPMAASVLVTDSLALAEAVEAELAAQVATTKHRERVTEALGGRQSGIVLVDDLEQGLAVVNAYAAEHLEIQTRDARAVAARVRNAGAIFIGPHSPVSLGDYAAGSNHVLPTGGCACHSSGLSVQSFLRGIHVVDYSREALADVAAHVVNLAEAEDLPGHGDAIKARFDWTVPGT; encoded by the coding sequence GTGATCTCTCGAATCGACCTGCGCGGCTCCTCCTCGGACCTGCGCGACGTGCTGCCCCGTGCCGAGTTCGACGTGGAAGCCGCCCTGGAGAAGGTGCGGCCGATCTGCGAGGACGTACGCCATCGCGGGGTCGCGGCGCTGATCGAGATCACCGAGCGGTTCGACGGCGTGAAGCTGGAGAGCACCCGGGTCGCCCCGGAGCGGATCGACGCCGCCCTGGAGGCGCTGGACCCGAAGGTCCGGGCCGCGCTGGAGGAGTCGATCCGCCGCGCCCGCCTGGTCCACCGCGAGCAGCGCCGCACCGACCACACCACCCAGGTGGTGCCGGGCGGCACGGTCTCCGAGCGCTGGGTGCCGGTCGACCGGGTCGGCCTGTACGTGCCGGGCGGCCTGGCCGTCTACCCGTCCTCCGTGGTGATGAACGTGGTGCCGGCCCAGGAGGCCGGGGTCGCGGGCATCGCGGTCACCTCGCCGCCGCAGAGGGACTTCGGCGGGAGCGTCCACCCGACCATCCTGGCGGCCTGCGCGCTGCTCGGCGTCACCGAGGTGTACGCGGCCGGCGGCGCCCAGGCGATCGCGATGTTCGCCTACGGCACCGAGGAGTGCGCGCCGGTCAACCTGGTCACCGGCCCGGGCAACATCTACGTGGCCGCCGCGAAGCGCCTGCTCAAGGGCCGGATCGGGATCGACGCCGAGGCCGGCCCGACCGAGATCGCCGTCCTCGCCGACGACACCGCCGCCCCCCGCGACGTGGCCGCCGACCTGATCAGCCAGGCCGAGCACGACCCGATGGCCGCCTCGGTGCTGGTCACCGACTCGCTCGCGCTGGCCGAGGCCGTCGAGGCCGAGCTGGCGGCGCAGGTCGCCACCACCAAGCACCGCGAGCGGGTCACCGAGGCGCTCGGCGGCCGGCAGTCCGGCATCGTGCTGGTCGACGACCTGGAGCAGGGCCTCGCGGTGGTGAACGCCTACGCCGCCGAGCACCTGGAGATCCAGACCCGCGACGCCCGCGCGGTCGCCGCCCGGGTGCGCAACGCCGGTGCGATCTTCATCGGCCCCCACTCGCCGGTCTCGCTCGGCGACTACGCGGCCGGATCCAACCACGTGCTGCCGACCGGCGGCTGCGCCTGTCACTCCTCCGGCCTGTCGGTGCAGTCCTTCCTGCGCGGCATCCACGTCGTGGACTACTCCCGCGAGGCGCTCGCCGACGTCGCCGCGCACGTGGTCAACCTGGCCGAGGCGGAGGACCTGCCCGGCCACGGCGACGCGATCAAGGCCCGCTTCGACTGGACGGTACCCGGTACGTGA
- a CDS encoding oxidoreductase, with protein MEHAPGDWTPTEQRLWQAFRQGSVHDLRVGDDTLDDAAGPAVWGPSRTIRSEVIAKLLLAGPEPSPGRVASLRLSGALITGPLVLAGADIRHYVELHQCRFERNVLISEARAGTIRLISCLIPRLEASRLATEGDLHLARCHLPQGLRLTDAKIGTDLLLNQAVIGADRHGRALSGEGLTVSQDLEADRITAHGEVSLRSARIGGRLSLRGAQLHAAADDRNCLNLAHITVGHTLYLGGSLDGGWADSRTIYADGYGAPVPPGAASTPLRAFGGVRLVDGRFENACLITNAEFHLSELQELSLRRIQTPELRITCPTPPRGKVSLSRARVGNLVDSPESWPRNGLVGLTGFTYDSLRPDRPFTVRQRIAWLENALAEYRPEPYEQLAAALRRDGRDEDAREVQYAKQRRRRAALPLPGRLWGVLQDFAVGYGYRPGRAALWLVLAWGLGTAYFSEHPPPALKADEAPVWNAPLYALSKVIPVVDLGQGGWNPDRTGQWVAAALVITGWVLATTVVTAATRLLQRG; from the coding sequence GTGGAGCACGCACCGGGCGACTGGACGCCGACCGAGCAACGGCTGTGGCAGGCCTTCCGGCAGGGCAGCGTGCACGACCTGCGGGTCGGTGACGACACCCTCGACGACGCGGCCGGCCCGGCGGTCTGGGGCCCCTCCCGCACGATCCGTTCCGAGGTGATCGCCAAGCTGCTGCTCGCCGGTCCGGAGCCGTCCCCCGGGCGGGTCGCCTCGCTCAGACTGAGCGGCGCCCTGATCACCGGCCCGCTGGTGCTGGCCGGCGCGGACATCCGGCACTACGTCGAGCTGCACCAGTGCCGGTTCGAGCGCAATGTGCTGATCTCCGAGGCGCGGGCCGGCACGATACGGCTGATCAGCTGCCTGATACCCCGGCTGGAAGCCTCCCGGCTGGCCACCGAGGGCGATCTGCACCTGGCCCGCTGCCACCTCCCGCAGGGCCTGCGGCTCACCGACGCCAAGATCGGCACCGACCTGCTGCTCAACCAGGCCGTCATCGGCGCCGACCGGCACGGCCGGGCACTGTCCGGCGAGGGCCTCACCGTCAGCCAGGACCTGGAGGCCGACCGGATCACCGCCCACGGCGAGGTCAGCCTGCGCTCCGCCCGGATCGGCGGCCGGCTCTCACTGCGCGGCGCCCAGCTGCACGCCGCCGCGGACGACCGCAACTGCCTCAACCTGGCCCACATCACCGTCGGACACACCCTCTACCTCGGCGGGTCCCTGGACGGCGGCTGGGCCGACTCCCGGACCATCTACGCCGACGGGTACGGCGCACCCGTCCCGCCCGGCGCGGCCAGCACCCCGCTGCGGGCCTTCGGCGGCGTCCGGCTGGTCGACGGCCGGTTCGAGAACGCCTGCCTGATCACCAACGCCGAGTTCCACCTCTCCGAGCTGCAGGAGCTCTCCCTGCGCCGGATCCAGACCCCGGAACTGCGGATCACCTGCCCCACCCCGCCCCGCGGCAAGGTCTCGCTCTCCCGCGCCCGGGTCGGCAACCTGGTGGACTCGCCCGAGAGCTGGCCGCGCAACGGCCTGGTCGGGCTCACCGGCTTCACCTACGACTCGCTGCGCCCGGACCGACCCTTCACCGTCCGGCAGCGGATCGCCTGGCTGGAGAACGCCCTCGCCGAGTACCGCCCCGAGCCGTACGAACAGCTGGCCGCCGCGCTGCGCCGCGACGGCCGGGACGAGGACGCCCGCGAGGTGCAGTACGCCAAACAGCGCCGCCGCCGGGCCGCCCTGCCGCTGCCTGGCCGGCTCTGGGGCGTGCTGCAGGACTTCGCGGTCGGCTACGGCTACCGGCCCGGGCGGGCCGCGCTGTGGCTGGTCCTGGCCTGGGGCCTGGGCACCGCGTACTTCTCCGAGCACCCGCCGCCGGCGCTGAAGGCCGACGAGGCACCCGTCTGGAACGCCCCGCTGTACGCGCTCAGCAAGGTGATCCCGGTGGTCGACCTCGGGCAGGGCGGCTGGAACCCCGACCGGACCGGGCAGTGGGTGGCGGCCGCCCTGGTGATCACCGGCTGGGTGCTCGCCACCACGGTGGTCACCGCCGCGACCCGGCTGCTCCAGCGCGGCTGA
- a CDS encoding histidinol-phosphate transaminase, which yields MNLNDLPIRDELRGQSPYGAPQLDVPVQLNTNENPYPLPEPLVARIAERVAEAARGLNRYPDRDAVELREGLAAYLTRTTGFARTREQVWAANGSNEVLQQLLQTFGGPGRTAIGFEPSYSMHALISRGTGTEWISGPRNPDFTIDLDAATRAIAERRPNVVFVCSPNNPTGTAVAADTVLALYEAAQAAGPSLVIVDEAYVEFSHRASLLPLLAGRPNLVVTRTMSKAFGAAGLRLGYLAADAAVVDAVQLVRLPYHLSAVTQATALACLEHTDTLLGYVEQLKAERDRLVDALRGLGLDVTDSDANFIQFGRFDDTHAVWQSILDRGVLVRDNGVPGWLRVTAGTPAENDAFLDAVRYSIKEL from the coding sequence GTGAACCTGAACGATCTCCCCATCCGGGACGAGCTGCGCGGCCAGTCCCCGTACGGCGCACCGCAGCTGGACGTCCCCGTGCAGCTCAACACCAACGAGAACCCGTACCCGCTGCCCGAGCCGCTGGTGGCCCGGATCGCCGAGCGGGTCGCCGAGGCCGCCCGCGGGCTCAACCGCTACCCGGACCGGGACGCGGTCGAGCTGCGCGAGGGCCTGGCCGCCTACCTGACCCGCACCACCGGCTTCGCCCGCACCCGCGAGCAGGTCTGGGCGGCCAACGGCTCCAACGAGGTCCTCCAGCAGCTGCTGCAGACCTTCGGCGGCCCGGGCCGGACGGCGATCGGCTTCGAGCCCTCGTACTCGATGCACGCGCTGATCTCCCGCGGCACCGGCACCGAGTGGATCTCCGGGCCGCGCAACCCGGACTTCACCATCGACCTCGACGCGGCCACCCGGGCCATCGCCGAGCGCAGGCCGAACGTGGTCTTCGTCTGCTCGCCGAACAACCCGACCGGCACCGCCGTCGCCGCCGACACGGTGCTCGCGCTGTACGAGGCCGCGCAGGCCGCCGGGCCGAGCCTGGTGATCGTGGACGAGGCGTACGTCGAGTTCTCGCACCGCGCCTCGCTGCTGCCGCTGCTGGCGGGCCGCCCCAACCTGGTGGTCACCCGCACCATGTCCAAGGCCTTCGGCGCGGCCGGCCTGCGGCTCGGCTACCTGGCGGCCGACGCGGCCGTGGTCGACGCCGTCCAGCTGGTCCGGCTGCCGTACCACCTGTCGGCCGTCACCCAGGCCACCGCACTGGCCTGCCTGGAGCACACCGACACCCTGCTCGGCTACGTCGAGCAGCTGAAGGCCGAGCGCGACCGGCTGGTCGACGCGCTGCGCGGGCTCGGCCTCGACGTCACCGACTCCGACGCCAACTTCATCCAGTTCGGCCGCTTCGACGACACCCACGCGGTCTGGCAGTCGATCCTCGACCGGGGCGTCCTGGTCCGGGACAACGGGGTCCCCGGATGGCTGCGCGTCACCGCCGGCACCCCCGCGGAGAACGACGCCTTCCTCGACGCCGTCCGCTATTCCATCAAGGAGCTGTAA
- a CDS encoding ABC transporter ATP-binding protein has protein sequence MAKSYRSGARGKGTRPDEIRANDGIDLTVRRGEIFGLLGPNGAGKSTLVRQLTGLLRPDRGGIDILGHDIVRHPERAPRLLAYLGQESTALDELTVALAAETTGRLRGLGRAAARAESAGVLAELGLEPLAGRPLAKLSGGQRRLACFAAALVGERPLLVLDEPTTGMDPVARRAVWSAVERRRAERGTTVVLVTHNVMEAETVLDRVAVIDDGRVIACDTPGGLKALVDGDVRLDLVWRTEAPVEVPAVARLAERAERSGRRWTVRTTPEHARELVAAVTTGPAFAALDDFTLATPSLEDAYLKLGGRGGGLVK, from the coding sequence CTGGCCAAGAGCTACCGGAGCGGGGCCAGGGGCAAGGGCACCCGGCCCGACGAGATCCGGGCGAACGACGGCATCGACCTGACCGTGCGACGGGGCGAGATCTTCGGCCTGCTCGGCCCCAACGGCGCCGGCAAGTCCACGCTGGTCCGCCAGCTCACCGGCCTGCTGCGCCCGGACCGCGGCGGCATCGACATCCTCGGCCACGACATCGTCCGCCACCCCGAGCGGGCCCCGCGGCTGCTGGCCTACCTCGGCCAGGAGTCCACGGCGCTGGACGAGCTGACCGTCGCCCTGGCCGCCGAGACCACCGGACGGCTGCGCGGCCTCGGCCGGGCCGCGGCCCGCGCGGAGTCCGCCGGGGTCCTGGCCGAGCTCGGGCTGGAGCCGCTCGCCGGCCGTCCGCTCGCCAAGCTCTCCGGCGGTCAGCGGCGCCTGGCCTGCTTCGCCGCCGCGCTGGTGGGGGAGCGGCCGCTGCTGGTGCTGGACGAGCCCACCACCGGGATGGACCCGGTCGCCCGCCGGGCGGTGTGGTCCGCCGTGGAGCGCCGCCGGGCGGAGCGCGGTACGACGGTGGTGCTGGTCACCCACAACGTGATGGAGGCGGAGACGGTGCTGGACCGGGTCGCCGTGATCGACGACGGCCGGGTGATCGCCTGCGACACGCCCGGCGGCCTGAAGGCGCTGGTGGACGGCGACGTCCGGCTCGACCTGGTCTGGCGTACCGAGGCCCCGGTCGAGGTGCCCGCGGTCGCCCGGCTGGCCGAGCGCGCCGAGCGCAGCGGGCGCCGCTGGACCGTCCGCACCACCCCGGAGCACGCCCGTGAACTGGTGGCGGCCGTCACCACCGGCCCGGCCTTCGCGGCCCTGGACGACTTCACGCTGGCCACCCCGAGCCTGGAGGACGCCTACCTCAAGCTCGGCGGCCGCGGCGGCGGGCTGGTCAAGTGA
- a CDS encoding ABC transporter permease, with product MTLLEAPAPAAPAAAEPAPLAPAAALLPSMAAVYRAQLARARVARIPLLFVATFQSVGILVMMRGVVDPGDSPAARSVVAGSSVLVVAFVALNLLAQYFGRLRATGGLDHYATLPVPPAAVVLGAAGAYASFTLPGSLVTAGFGAWLFGLSAAHLWVLLAVVPLAGAALAGLGAACGLLAPRQEIATLLGQLGMSAALLLGVLPVDHLPTFVQWLRDLLPSTYGVEAFARTFGERPDWTAVAGDLSVCAAVAFASLTLAAWAYRRATR from the coding sequence GTGACCCTGCTCGAAGCCCCCGCGCCCGCCGCCCCGGCGGCCGCCGAACCGGCCCCGCTGGCGCCCGCCGCCGCTCTGCTGCCCTCGATGGCCGCCGTCTACCGGGCGCAGCTCGCCCGGGCCCGGGTGGCCCGGATCCCGCTGCTCTTCGTGGCGACCTTCCAGTCGGTCGGCATCCTGGTGATGATGCGCGGCGTGGTCGACCCCGGCGACAGCCCGGCGGCCCGCTCGGTGGTGGCCGGATCCAGCGTGCTGGTGGTGGCGTTCGTCGCGCTCAACCTGCTCGCCCAGTACTTCGGCCGGCTGCGCGCCACGGGGGGGCTCGACCACTACGCGACGCTGCCGGTGCCGCCGGCCGCCGTGGTGCTCGGGGCGGCGGGTGCGTACGCCTCGTTCACGCTGCCCGGCTCCCTGGTCACGGCCGGCTTCGGCGCCTGGCTGTTCGGCCTGTCGGCGGCGCACCTGTGGGTGCTGCTGGCGGTGGTCCCGTTGGCCGGTGCGGCGCTGGCGGGGCTGGGGGCGGCCTGCGGGCTGCTGGCGCCCAGGCAGGAGATCGCGACCCTGCTGGGCCAGCTCGGGATGTCCGCCGCGCTGCTGCTCGGGGTCCTGCCGGTCGACCACCTGCCGACCTTCGTGCAGTGGCTGCGGGACCTCCTGCCGTCCACCTACGGGGTGGAGGCCTTCGCCCGGACGTTCGGCGAGCGGCCCGACTGGACGGCCGTGGCCGGGGACCTCTCGGTCTGCGCGGCGGTCGCCTTCGCCTCCCTCACGCTGGCCGCGTGGGCGTACCGGCGGGCCACCCGCTGA
- the hisH gene encoding imidazole glycerol phosphate synthase subunit HisH, with translation MAKNVVVLDYGSGNLRSAQRAVERTGANVTVTSDFQTALNADGLLVPGVGAFEACMRGLKEVRGDVIIGRRLAGGRPVLGICVGMQILFERGVEHGVETAGCDEWPGTVEPLDAPIVPHMGWNTVDVPEGSRLFAGLDPETRFYFVHSYGVRNWELQVTNKSIAAPLVSWTTHGQPFVAAVENGPLWATQFHPEKSGDAGAALLTNWVNTL, from the coding sequence ATGGCCAAGAACGTCGTCGTGCTGGACTACGGGTCCGGCAACCTGCGCTCCGCCCAGCGGGCCGTCGAGCGCACCGGCGCGAACGTCACCGTGACCTCGGACTTCCAGACGGCGCTGAACGCGGACGGCCTGCTCGTCCCCGGCGTCGGCGCCTTCGAGGCCTGCATGCGCGGGCTGAAGGAGGTCCGCGGTGACGTGATCATCGGCCGCCGGCTGGCCGGCGGACGCCCGGTGCTCGGCATCTGCGTCGGCATGCAGATCCTCTTCGAGCGGGGCGTCGAGCACGGTGTCGAGACCGCCGGCTGCGACGAGTGGCCCGGCACGGTCGAGCCGCTGGACGCGCCGATCGTCCCGCACATGGGCTGGAACACCGTGGACGTCCCCGAGGGCAGCCGGCTGTTCGCCGGACTCGACCCCGAGACCCGCTTCTACTTCGTGCACTCCTACGGCGTGCGGAACTGGGAGCTGCAGGTGACCAACAAGAGCATCGCCGCTCCGCTGGTCAGCTGGACCACGCACGGGCAGCCGTTCGTCGCGGCCGTCGAGAACGGCCCGCTCTGGGCCACCCAGTTCCACCCCGAGAAGTCCGGCGACGCCGGCGCCGCCCTGCTGACCAACTGGGTCAACACCCTCTGA
- a CDS encoding LON peptidase substrate-binding domain-containing protein — protein sequence MTERLPLFPLNTVLYPGLVLPLHVFEERYRRLVADLQDQPEDRPRRFGVVAIRDGREVAPVRESEEPAGPLDGLGTVTGDPLEAIHAVGCVADISSLREQPGGRFELLVTGTTRFRLRSVETGGPYLVGEAETVPEQPGEGAGALAAGVVRAFRAYQKRLAGAREASLAGEQDLPGDPQVLSYLVAAAAVLPAPVKQQLLACPDNAGRLALELELLRRETALLAQLPSLPAVDLTRQAFSPN from the coding sequence GTGACTGAACGGCTGCCGCTCTTCCCGCTCAACACGGTCCTCTATCCGGGACTGGTGCTGCCCCTGCACGTCTTCGAGGAGCGCTACCGCCGGCTCGTGGCCGACCTCCAGGACCAACCGGAGGACCGGCCGCGCCGCTTCGGGGTGGTCGCGATCCGGGACGGCCGCGAGGTGGCCCCGGTCCGCGAGAGCGAGGAACCCGCGGGGCCGCTGGACGGCCTGGGCACCGTCACCGGTGACCCGCTGGAGGCGATCCACGCCGTCGGCTGCGTCGCCGACATCAGCTCCCTGCGCGAGCAGCCCGGCGGCCGGTTCGAGCTGCTGGTCACCGGCACCACCCGGTTCCGGCTGCGCTCGGTGGAGACCGGCGGCCCGTACCTGGTCGGCGAGGCCGAGACGGTGCCCGAGCAGCCGGGCGAGGGCGCCGGCGCGCTCGCGGCCGGGGTGGTCCGGGCCTTCCGCGCGTACCAGAAGCGGCTGGCCGGCGCCCGCGAGGCCAGCCTGGCCGGCGAGCAGGACCTGCCGGGCGACCCGCAGGTGCTGTCCTACCTGGTCGCGGCCGCCGCCGTGCTGCCCGCGCCGGTCAAACAGCAGCTGCTGGCCTGCCCCGACAACGCCGGGCGCCTCGCGCTCGAACTGGAGCTGCTGCGCCGCGAGACGGCCCTGCTGGCCCAGCTCCCCTCACTGCCGGCCGTGGACCTGACCCGGCAGGCGTTCAGCCCGAACTGA
- the ybaK gene encoding Cys-tRNA(Pro) deacylase: MARKPRKGGQGTPATVALEAAGVPFTVHAYEHDPAADTYGGEAVEALGIPAGRVFKTLVADVDGALTVGVVPVSGKLDLKALAAAVGGKRAAMADLAAAERSSGYVRGGISPLGQRRPLPTVLDHSALDHPTVFVSAGRRGLEVELAPADLVTLTSARTAPIGR; the protein is encoded by the coding sequence ATGGCCAGGAAGCCGAGGAAGGGCGGCCAGGGCACACCCGCGACGGTGGCGCTGGAGGCCGCCGGGGTGCCCTTCACCGTGCACGCGTACGAGCACGACCCGGCCGCCGACACGTACGGCGGCGAGGCCGTCGAGGCCCTGGGGATCCCCGCCGGGCGGGTGTTCAAGACCCTGGTCGCCGACGTCGACGGCGCGCTCACGGTCGGCGTCGTCCCGGTCTCCGGGAAGCTGGATCTCAAGGCGCTGGCCGCCGCCGTCGGCGGCAAGCGGGCCGCGATGGCGGACTTGGCCGCCGCCGAGCGCAGCAGCGGCTACGTGCGGGGCGGGATCTCACCGCTCGGCCAGCGCCGGCCGCTGCCCACCGTGCTGGACCACAGCGCGCTGGACCACCCGACCGTGTTCGTCTCGGCCGGCCGGCGCGGCCTGGAGGTCGAACTGGCCCCGGCCGACCTGGTGACGCTCACCTCCGCCCGGACGGCCCCGATCGGCCGCTGA
- a CDS encoding NYN domain-containing protein, which produces MDRCVVLVDAGYLLGAAASLLAGEPGRSRVAVDHTVLISALRERAEAETGLPLLRIYWFDAAPERRPLPEHRRLRVLPRVTVRLGALTRAEGRWVQKGVDAAMHAELSELARNHACADVVLVTGDGDLLPGVMSAKEHGVAVHLWALQAADGDFNQSEDLVGEADERRVLDREWITRWARQKEQPAFHPPFPAPAPAPEIAEIMVVGSAEPAATPPPARTRPAAAALRMIPTPKDLAVRATAPVASAGLGGPVLRWSSDRGWVDRPSAEAVTTTAADGLPTLAQLTSAEQRWADREEDITTIGGDAHEVGQVFARRWSDRLCAADRLGAVDRQGTRDRLGVLWTDYPRIPHRLDGELLRYAARFGLLAHKDDQIDEHDRYAIRAGFWKEFASRVPQETASLGQEIELPEARGAQDAQD; this is translated from the coding sequence GTGGACCGCTGTGTCGTTCTGGTCGATGCCGGATACCTGTTGGGTGCTGCCGCCAGCCTGCTCGCCGGAGAGCCCGGGCGATCCCGGGTGGCGGTGGACCACACCGTGCTGATCTCGGCGCTGCGCGAGCGGGCGGAGGCCGAGACGGGTCTGCCGCTGCTGCGGATCTACTGGTTCGACGCGGCGCCCGAGCGCCGGCCGCTGCCGGAGCACCGGCGGCTGCGGGTGCTGCCCCGGGTCACCGTCCGGTTGGGGGCGCTCACCCGGGCCGAGGGCCGCTGGGTGCAGAAGGGCGTGGACGCCGCGATGCACGCCGAGCTGTCCGAGCTGGCCCGTAACCACGCCTGCGCGGACGTGGTGCTGGTGACCGGCGACGGCGATCTGCTGCCCGGGGTGATGTCCGCCAAGGAGCACGGCGTGGCGGTGCACCTGTGGGCGCTGCAGGCGGCCGACGGCGACTTCAACCAGTCCGAGGACCTGGTCGGCGAGGCCGACGAACGGCGGGTGCTCGACCGGGAGTGGATCACGCGCTGGGCCCGGCAGAAGGAGCAGCCGGCCTTCCACCCGCCGTTCCCCGCACCGGCTCCGGCACCCGAGATCGCCGAGATCATGGTGGTCGGATCCGCCGAACCGGCCGCGACGCCCCCGCCGGCCCGGACCCGGCCGGCCGCAGCCGCGCTGCGGATGATCCCCACCCCCAAGGACCTGGCCGTACGCGCCACCGCCCCGGTGGCCTCGGCCGGGCTCGGCGGCCCGGTGCTGCGCTGGTCCTCCGACCGGGGCTGGGTGGACCGCCCGTCCGCGGAGGCGGTCACGACCACCGCAGCCGACGGGCTCCCCACCCTCGCCCAGCTGACCAGCGCCGAGCAGCGCTGGGCGGACCGCGAGGAGGACATCACCACCATCGGCGGTGACGCCCACGAGGTCGGGCAGGTCTTCGCCCGGCGCTGGAGCGACCGGCTGTGTGCGGCGGACCGGCTGGGCGCCGTCGACCGGCAGGGCACCCGGGACCGCCTGGGCGTCCTGTGGACGGACTACCCCCGCATCCCGCACCGGCTGGACGGCGAGCTGCTGCGCTACGCGGCCCGGTTCGGCCTGCTCGCGCACAAGGACGACCAGATCGACGAGCACGACCGGTACGCGATCCGGGCCGGCTTCTGGAAGGAGTTCGCCTCCCGGGTCCCGCAGGAGACGGCGTCGCTGGGCCAGGAGATCGAGCTGCCCGAGGCACGCGGCGCCCAGGACGCCCAGGACTGA
- the priA gene encoding bifunctional 1-(5-phosphoribosyl)-5-((5-phosphoribosylamino)methylideneamino)imidazole-4-carboxamide isomerase/phosphoribosylanthranilate isomerase PriA produces the protein MSRLELLPAVDVRDGQAVRLVKGASGTETSFGEPLAAALAWQNAGAEWLHLVDLDAAFGTGSNRELLAEVTGRLDIKVELSGGIRDDASLAAALATGCTRVNLGTAALETPEWVAKVIAEHGDKIAVGLDVVGTTLRGRGWTRDGGDLYEVLARLDSEGCARYVVTDVNRDGTLTGPNLELLRNVCAATDRPVVASGGVSSLDDLRAIATLVPEGVEGSIVGKALYEQKFTLEEALEAVSR, from the coding sequence ATGAGCCGCCTCGAACTCCTCCCCGCCGTCGACGTCCGCGACGGCCAGGCCGTCCGACTGGTCAAGGGCGCCTCCGGCACCGAGACCTCCTTCGGCGAGCCGCTCGCCGCCGCCCTGGCCTGGCAGAACGCCGGCGCCGAGTGGCTGCACCTGGTCGACCTGGACGCCGCCTTCGGCACCGGCTCCAACCGCGAACTGCTGGCCGAGGTCACCGGCCGCCTCGACATCAAGGTCGAGCTCTCCGGCGGCATCCGCGACGACGCCTCGCTGGCCGCCGCCCTCGCCACCGGCTGCACCCGGGTCAACCTCGGCACCGCCGCCCTGGAGACCCCGGAGTGGGTCGCCAAGGTGATCGCCGAGCACGGTGACAAGATCGCGGTCGGCCTGGACGTGGTCGGCACCACCCTGCGCGGCCGCGGCTGGACCCGCGACGGCGGCGACCTCTACGAGGTCCTCGCCCGCCTCGACTCCGAGGGCTGCGCCCGCTACGTGGTCACCGACGTCAACCGCGACGGCACCCTGACCGGCCCCAACCTGGAGCTGCTGCGCAACGTCTGCGCCGCGACCGACCGGCCCGTGGTCGCCTCCGGCGGGGTCTCCTCGCTCGACGACCTGCGCGCCATCGCGACCCTCGTCCCGGAAGGTGTCGAGGGTTCGATTGTGGGCAAGGCCCTCTACGAGCAGAAGTTCACCCTCGAAGAGGCCCTGGAGGCAGTGTCCCGATGA